In the genome of Aspergillus luchuensis IFO 4308 DNA, chromosome 2, nearly complete sequence, one region contains:
- the VPS26 gene encoding vacuolar protein sorting-associated protein 26 (BUSCO:EOG092632FC;~COG:U;~EggNog:ENOG410PHXC;~InterPro:IPR028934,IPR014752;~PFAM:PF03643;~go_process: GO:0006886 - intracellular protein transport [Evidence IEA]) — translation MTSLFFSTPVDIDVVLEDSDERQTVDVKLDKGRRERVPLYMDGESVKGAVTVRPKDGKRLEHTGIKVQFIGTIEMFYDRGNHYEFLSLVQELAAPGELQHPQTFPFNFKNIEKQYESYNGINVKLRYFVRVTVSRRMADVIREKDLWVYSYRMPPETNSPIKMDVGIEDCLHIEFEYSKSKYHLKDVIVGRIYFLLVRLKIKHMELSIIRRETTGSPPNQYNESETLVRFEIMDGSPSRGETIPIRLFLGGFDLTPTFRDVNKKYSTRYYLSLVLIDEDARRYFKQSEIVLYRQAPEIAITPQIAQQQQIQQQQLLQQQQQQQQLPAGSATAGPGRTDTQPQFTQQIPAA, via the exons AtgacctccctcttcttctccactcCCGTCGACATCGATGTGGTCCTCGAAGACAGCGATGAGCGTCAGACGGTCGATGTCAAGCTCGACAAGGGCCGTCGCGAGAGGGTCCCCCTCTACATGGACGGAGAGTCTGTCAAGGGTGCTGTGACGGTCAGACCTAAGGATGGAAAGCGTTTGGAACACACGGGCATCAAAGTGCAATTCATTGGCACGATCG AAATGTTCTACGACCGCGGTAACCATTACGAATTCCTGTCGCTGGTACAGGAGCTTGCGGCTCCCGGAGAACTGCAGCACCCCCAGACCTTCCCGTTCAACTTCAAAAATATCGAGAAGCAATACGAATCATACAACGGTATCAATGTTAAGCTACGATACTTCGTCCGCGTGACAGTATCCAGGCGCATGGCGGACGTGATTCGAGAGAAGGACCTCTGGGTCTACTCCTACCGCATGCCCCCCGAGACCAACAGCCCCATCAAGATGGACGTCGGTATCGAAGACTGCCTGCACATTGAGTTTGAATACTCCAAATCCAAGTACCACCTCAAGGATGTCATCGTAGGACGCATCTACTTCCTGCTCGTGCGCTTGAAGATCAAACACATGGAGCTATCCATCATCCGTCGTGAGACGACCGGATCTCCGCCAAACCAGTATAACGAGAGCGAGACGCTCGTGCGCTTCGAG ATCATGGATGGATCACCTTCCCGAG GTGAAaccatccccatccgtcTATTCCTTGGAGGATTCGACCTTACCCCGACATTCCGCGACGTGAACAAGAAGTATTCGACGCGCTACTACCTCAGCCTGGTACTTATCGACGAAG ACGCTCGCCGTTACTTCAAGCAATCCGAAATCGTCCTCTACCGTCAAGCTCCCGAGATCGCCATCACTCCTCAAATcgcccagcagcaacagatccaacaacagcagctcctccaacagcagcagcaacagcaacagctgcCCGCCGGTTCTGCGACGGCCGGCCCCGGACGAACTGACACCCAGCCTCAGTTCACTCAGCAAATCCCCGCGGCTTAA
- a CDS encoding gluconokinase (COG:G;~EggNog:ENOG410PNMQ;~InterPro:IPR027417,IPR006001,IPR031322;~PFAM:PF01202,PF13671;~go_function: GO:0016301 - kinase activity [Evidence IEA];~go_process: GO:0005975 - carbohydrate metabolic process [Evidence IEA]), producing the protein MLSAGERPQQPTMTNAAAAVVDSTRGPVSKSPLTNSVANSMWGSTSSNTTTTTPPADQIQHIWVVTGPAGCGKSTVGKGIQQELGIPFLEGDDFHTPNNKEKMSNGIPLTDADRWDWLISLRQAAIEALSPSETNNFHPPSGVVVACSALKQKYRDVMRVAAYGSPSVQIHFIYLKLDETMLLQRVMNRQAHYMKSSMVQSQLQDLEEPKGEWDALTVDVRASQAEVQTEVLELVRDTLARYR; encoded by the exons atgctcTCCGCCGGCGAACGACCCCAACAACCCACAATGACCAatgcagcagcggcagtaGTAGATTCCACACGCGGTCCCGTCAGCAAAAGCCCATTGACCAACTCCGTGGCCAACTCCATGTGGggaagcaccagcagcaacaccaccaccacaacaccgCCGGCAGACCAAATCCAACACATCTGGGTGGTGACGGGGCCAGCAGGATGTGGAAAAAGCACAGTAGGCAAGGGGATTCAACAAGAACTTGGCATTCCTTTCTtagagggtgatgat ttccacacccccaacaacaaagaaaaaatgtCCAACGGCATCCCCCTCACCGACGCCGACAGATGGGACTGGCTCATCTCCCTCCGCCAAGCCGCCATCGAGGCGCTCTCCCCCTCCGAAACTAACAACTTCCACCCACCCTCCGGCGTAGTGGTTGCTTGTTCAGCCCTGAAACAGAAATACCGGGACGTGATGCGCGTCGCGGCATACGGATCCCCCTCGGTACAGATCCATTTCATCTATCTCAAGTTGGATGAGACCATGTTGTTGCAGAGAGTCATGAATCGACAGGCCCATTATATGAAGAGTAGTATGGTGCAGTCGCAGTTGCAGGATCTCGAGGAGCCCAAGGGCGAGTGGGATGCCCTTACGGTGGACGTGCGGGCTTCGCAGGCGGAGGTCCAGACGGAGgtgttggagttggtgagaGATACGTTGGCGAGATATCGCTAA